A window of the Polaribacter batillariae genome harbors these coding sequences:
- a CDS encoding flotillin family protein, with protein MLNLTILQINQFSGVIGVGIAILFIFILIIAMIKRYKRCPSDRILVVYGKVGGGESAKCIHGGAAFIFPVIQDYEFLDLTPISIEVNLVNALSKQNIRVNVPSRFTIGISTEPGIMQNAAERLLGLAQNDIQELAQEIIFGQLRLVVASMDIEEINNDRDKFLTNISQSVETELKKVGLKLINVNITDIVDESGYIEALGKEAAAHAINAARKSVAEKNRDGSIGEANALQDERSQVAAANAQAVEGENTAKIAVANSDSLRRQREAEAERTAIAAEKVQSANALKESYAAEQEAEVARAERERSSQLADVIVPAEIDKRKVEIDAEARAENIRRIARGEADAILFKAQAEAQGLYEVLTKQAQGLDQIVKAAGNDSKNAALLLIADKLPELVKTQAEAIKNIKIDKITVWENGGGKDGKSSTSNFISGMYKSVPPLQEMFNMAGMQLPDYLKGKEISTEDTLKNKEENTKES; from the coding sequence ATGCTAAACTTAACAATTTTACAAATTAACCAGTTTTCTGGTGTAATAGGAGTAGGAATCGCAATTCTCTTTATTTTTATATTGATAATTGCCATGATAAAACGCTACAAAAGATGCCCTTCTGATAGAATTTTAGTAGTGTATGGTAAAGTAGGTGGAGGCGAATCTGCCAAATGTATTCATGGTGGAGCCGCATTTATTTTTCCTGTAATTCAAGATTACGAGTTTTTAGATTTAACACCAATTTCTATTGAAGTAAATTTGGTAAACGCACTCTCTAAACAGAATATTCGTGTAAATGTGCCAAGTAGATTTACCATTGGTATTTCTACAGAACCAGGAATTATGCAAAATGCTGCAGAACGTTTATTGGGTTTGGCGCAAAACGATATTCAAGAATTGGCTCAAGAGATTATTTTTGGTCAATTACGTTTGGTGGTTGCCTCTATGGATATAGAAGAAATTAATAACGATCGAGATAAGTTTTTAACCAATATTTCTCAATCTGTAGAAACAGAATTAAAGAAAGTAGGTTTAAAATTAATTAATGTAAATATTACAGATATTGTAGATGAATCTGGTTATATAGAAGCATTAGGAAAAGAAGCTGCAGCACATGCAATTAACGCCGCAAGAAAATCGGTTGCAGAGAAAAATAGAGACGGTTCTATTGGAGAAGCAAATGCACTACAAGACGAAAGAAGTCAAGTTGCTGCCGCAAATGCGCAAGCTGTAGAAGGAGAAAATACAGCAAAAATTGCAGTTGCAAATTCCGATTCTTTAAGAAGACAACGTGAAGCAGAAGCAGAGCGTACAGCAATTGCCGCAGAAAAAGTGCAATCTGCAAACGCATTAAAAGAATCGTATGCAGCAGAGCAAGAAGCAGAAGTTGCCAGAGCAGAAAGAGAGCGTTCTTCTCAATTAGCAGATGTTATTGTTCCTGCAGAAATCGATAAAAGAAAAGTAGAAATAGATGCAGAAGCAAGAGCAGAAAATATTAGAAGAATTGCACGAGGAGAAGCAGATGCCATTTTATTTAAAGCGCAGGCAGAAGCCCAAGGTTTGTATGAAGTTTTAACAAAACAAGCCCAAGGTTTAGATCAAATTGTAAAAGCCGCTGGTAACGATTCTAAAAATGCAGCGCTGTTGTTAATTGCAGATAAATTGCCAGAATTGGTAAAAACACAAGCAGAAGCAATTAAAAATATTAAAATTGATAAAATAACCGTTTGGGAAAATGGAGGAGGAAAAGACGGTAAATCTTCTACATCTAACTTTATTTCTGGAATGTATAAATCTGTGCCACCACTGCAAGAAATGTTTAACATGGCAGGCATGCAGTTGCCAGATTATTTAAAAGGGAAAGAAATTTCTACAGAAGATACCCTAAAGAATAAAGAAGAGAACACTAAAGAATCATAA
- a CDS encoding beta-ketoacyl synthase N-terminal-like domain-containing protein codes for MKQPISITSIASISALGSNLEEIWQNYLTDNHFLSTREFNGKPVFVGQISAENQQKIAALKNSDAKYRNLDDAVLFAIFVSREAVKNANWTNKKHIGKVKDRDFGVNFGSSRGATSLFEKYHKEFLETQKSSTLSSPTTTLGNISSWIAHDLQTKGPEISHSITCSTALHSLLNGVAWINAGMSNKFLVGGSEAALTDFTIAQMQALKVYAKQEVKLESYQNKKDFSAAPEMTSSPYPCKSFDLKKAQNTMVLGEGAAAICLEKGTVENAMAKIIGVGFATEVLKHNTSISTDAVCFQKSMKMALGEISPDAIDAIVMHAPGTIKGDVSEINAISKIFCNKIPFLTTNKWKLGHTFGASGMLSLELALLMLQHQKAIPVPFSKKQPTPKRLTRILVNAVGFGGNAVSVLLTR; via the coding sequence TTGAAACAACCAATCTCAATAACATCCATCGCTTCAATTTCTGCTTTAGGAAGTAATTTAGAAGAAATATGGCAAAATTACTTAACTGATAATCATTTTTTGTCAACAAGAGAATTCAATGGAAAGCCCGTTTTTGTTGGGCAAATTTCAGCAGAAAATCAGCAAAAAATTGCAGCTCTAAAAAACTCAGATGCTAAATATCGAAATTTAGACGATGCTGTTCTATTTGCCATTTTTGTTTCTAGAGAGGCTGTAAAAAATGCAAATTGGACAAATAAAAAACACATTGGTAAAGTTAAAGACAGAGATTTTGGTGTTAACTTTGGTTCGTCAAGAGGTGCAACTTCATTATTTGAAAAATACCATAAAGAGTTTTTAGAGACCCAAAAATCATCAACCTTAAGTTCTCCAACGACCACTTTAGGAAATATTTCTTCTTGGATTGCACACGATTTACAAACTAAAGGCCCAGAAATATCGCATTCTATTACCTGTTCTACAGCATTGCACTCGTTATTAAATGGTGTTGCTTGGATAAATGCAGGAATGTCTAATAAATTTTTAGTTGGCGGAAGCGAAGCTGCGTTAACCGATTTTACCATTGCACAAATGCAAGCTTTAAAAGTGTATGCGAAGCAAGAGGTTAAATTAGAATCTTATCAAAATAAAAAAGATTTCTCGGCTGCGCCCGAAATGACAAGTAGCCCTTATCCTTGTAAATCTTTCGATTTAAAAAAGGCACAAAATACAATGGTTTTGGGTGAAGGCGCTGCTGCTATTTGTTTAGAAAAAGGAACTGTAGAAAATGCAATGGCTAAAATTATTGGAGTTGGTTTTGCTACGGAAGTTTTAAAACACAATACATCGATTTCTACAGATGCAGTATGTTTTCAAAAATCAATGAAAATGGCTTTGGGAGAAATTTCACCAGATGCAATTGATGCAATTGTAATGCATGCACCAGGAACTATTAAAGGAGATGTTTCTGAAATAAATGCAATTTCTAAAATATTTTGTAACAAAATACCATTCTTAACTACTAATAAGTGGAAACTCGGACATACTTTTGGAGCTTCAGGAATGTTAAGTCTAGAATTAGCATTATTAATGTTGCAACATCAAAAAGCAATACCTGTCCCATTTTCAAAAAAACAACCAACTCCCAAACGTCTTACTAGAATCTTGGTAAATGCTGTTGGCTTTGGCGGAAATGCTGTTTCTGTTTTATTGACTCGATAA
- a CDS encoding cytochrome c oxidase assembly factor Coa1 family protein, with product MEEIAQKNWFQRNWMWAVPVGGCGCGCIAVILFFVFGIGATFFGISKIFEESIPIKYATELAKNNPKVVATLGDSIETYGMPSGNISLNNNDGEIDFSIPIKGLKDKGTLVVKGIKIDGKWIYEDLYVSIKNSQEQINLLEKTTEDF from the coding sequence ATGGAAGAAATAGCACAAAAAAATTGGTTTCAACGCAATTGGATGTGGGCAGTGCCTGTTGGCGGTTGTGGTTGTGGCTGTATTGCAGTTATTTTATTTTTTGTTTTTGGAATTGGTGCTACATTTTTCGGAATTTCAAAAATATTTGAAGAATCTATTCCTATTAAATACGCAACAGAATTAGCGAAAAACAACCCAAAAGTGGTAGCTACTTTGGGCGATTCTATCGAAACTTATGGAATGCCTTCTGGAAATATATCTTTAAATAATAATGATGGAGAGATTGATTTTTCCATTCCAATAAAAGGTTTAAAAGATAAAGGAACATTAGTTGTAAAAGGAATTAAAATAGATGGAAAATGGATATATGAAGATTTGTATGTGTCTATAAAAAACAGCCAAGAACAAATTAATTTACTCGAAAAAACAACTGAAGATTTTTAA
- the bioA gene encoding adenosylmethionine--8-amino-7-oxononanoate transaminase: MTLQERDKKHLWHPLKQHQLNPDSLAIVKAKGCILTDEKGNEYIDAISSWYTCMFGHCNNFITRKVYQQMQTLDQVMFSDFTHEPAVKLSEELIKILPKNQNRIFFNDNGSTAVEAGIKMALQYYFNLNEKRNTFIAFENGFHGDTFGAMSVSGLSVYNGPFEDFLMEVKRIPVPDRKNHPEIIATLKEYVKNNKIAGFIYEPIIQGAAGMKIYDAIGLNEILKFLKSENILTIADEVMTGFGKTGSHFASDFIDTKPDIICLSKALTGGLVPLAITSCTEKIYNAFLSNEMAKGFFHCHTYSGNPIACSAANAAITLLQTTKIQQNIVRISASHTIFKERIQQHPKVKTARSKGVIFALDLNTKMERYGDLREKLLHFFMERGVFLRPLGNTIYIQPPYVITDEELQKVYHTIEASLEIV, translated from the coding sequence ATGACTTTACAAGAAAGAGATAAAAAACATCTTTGGCATCCGTTAAAACAGCACCAATTAAATCCAGATAGTTTAGCCATTGTAAAAGCAAAAGGATGCATTTTAACCGACGAAAAAGGCAACGAATATATCGATGCTATTTCCTCTTGGTACACCTGTATGTTTGGGCATTGCAACAACTTTATAACACGCAAAGTTTATCAACAAATGCAAACGTTAGACCAAGTAATGTTTAGCGATTTTACACACGAACCAGCCGTAAAATTATCAGAAGAATTAATTAAAATTCTACCTAAAAACCAAAATAGAATATTTTTTAACGACAATGGTTCTACAGCTGTAGAGGCAGGAATTAAAATGGCATTACAGTACTATTTTAATTTAAATGAAAAGCGCAACACTTTTATTGCTTTCGAAAACGGTTTTCATGGAGATACTTTCGGTGCAATGTCTGTTTCTGGTTTGTCGGTTTATAATGGTCCTTTTGAAGATTTTTTAATGGAAGTAAAACGAATTCCGGTTCCAGATAGAAAAAATCATCCAGAAATTATTGCAACTTTAAAAGAGTATGTAAAAAATAATAAAATTGCAGGTTTTATTTACGAACCAATCATTCAAGGTGCTGCAGGAATGAAAATTTACGATGCAATAGGATTAAACGAGATTTTAAAGTTTTTGAAATCTGAAAATATTTTAACAATTGCAGATGAAGTGATGACTGGTTTTGGAAAAACAGGAAGCCACTTCGCATCCGATTTTATCGATACAAAACCCGATATAATTTGTTTAAGTAAGGCGTTAACAGGTGGTTTAGTACCTTTAGCCATTACTTCTTGTACCGAAAAAATTTACAATGCTTTTCTTAGTAACGAAATGGCAAAAGGTTTTTTCCATTGCCACACATATTCAGGAAATCCAATAGCTTGTAGTGCCGCAAATGCAGCAATAACATTGCTACAAACAACTAAAATTCAGCAAAATATTGTTAGAATTTCGGCTTCACATACAATTTTTAAAGAACGAATACAACAACATCCAAAAGTAAAAACAGCGCGTTCTAAAGGTGTTATTTTTGCATTAGACTTAAATACAAAAATGGAAAGATATGGCGATTTACGAGAAAAATTATTACATTTTTTTATGGAAAGAGGTGTGTTTTTACGTCCGTTAGGAAACACGATTTACATACAACCACCTTATGTAATTACAGACGAAGAATTGCAAAAAGTATATCACACAATTGAAGCTAGTTTAGAAATTGTTTAA
- the bioD gene encoding dethiobiotin synthase: MNQKKYFITGISTEVGKTVAAAIITEALEADYWKPVQAGELENSDTHKVKQFISNSKSVFHLNSYALKTPMSPHAAAKIDGIAIKLSEIKVPKTNNNLVIEGAGGLLVPLNNSKTILDIILPEYKVIVVSRHYLGSINHTLLTVKLLQEKGFEVAIIFSGEEHKTTEDVIKKITKANIIGRIDEEPYFDKNVIKEYAEKFKEKL; encoded by the coding sequence ATGAATCAAAAAAAATATTTTATCACAGGAATTTCTACGGAAGTTGGCAAAACAGTTGCAGCAGCAATAATAACAGAAGCTTTAGAGGCAGATTATTGGAAACCTGTACAAGCTGGTGAATTAGAAAATTCTGATACCCATAAAGTGAAACAGTTTATTTCTAACTCAAAATCTGTTTTTCATCTCAATTCTTATGCGTTAAAAACGCCCATGAGTCCACATGCAGCTGCAAAAATTGATGGTATTGCCATTAAACTATCAGAAATAAAAGTACCAAAAACTAACAACAATTTAGTTATTGAAGGCGCAGGTGGTTTGTTAGTTCCTTTAAATAATTCTAAAACTATTTTAGATATTATTTTACCAGAATACAAAGTAATTGTAGTTTCTCGTCATTATTTAGGAAGCATAAATCACACCCTGTTAACAGTAAAATTACTGCAAGAAAAAGGGTTTGAGGTGGCTATTATTTTTTCTGGAGAAGAACATAAAACAACCGAAGATGTTATTAAAAAAATAACAAAAGCCAATATTATTGGACGTATTGATGAAGAGCCATATTTCGATAAAAATGTAATTAAAGAATATGCCGAAAAGTTTAAAGAAAAGCTATAA